Proteins encoded by one window of Candidatus Methylomirabilota bacterium:
- a CDS encoding ABC transporter ATP-binding protein: MHFSEGPQTEADRRGEEALLRLRDVHAGYGEIEVLHGVSADVRADEIVSIIGANGAGKSTLLRSVFGMVKLTGGSIRLAGEEIGGENPVDVLRRGCSYVPQGRCNFPAMSVEENLEMGAYTRRDAEVPRDIEALMERFPVLGIKRRAPAGTLSGGQQQILEMAIALLLHPRLLLIDEPSLGLDPRMVEAVFSTIVAINREGTAVLMVEQNAKQALAISHRAFVLELGRNRFEGTGQDLLQDPEVRQHYLGG, encoded by the coding sequence ATGCACTTCTCCGAAGGCCCACAGACCGAAGCGGACAGGCGTGGCGAGGAGGCGCTGCTCCGTCTCCGCGACGTGCACGCCGGCTATGGCGAGATCGAGGTGCTCCACGGGGTCTCCGCGGACGTCCGTGCCGACGAGATCGTGTCGATCATCGGCGCCAACGGCGCGGGAAAGTCGACGCTCCTCCGCAGCGTGTTCGGCATGGTCAAGCTCACCGGGGGCAGTATCCGGCTCGCGGGGGAGGAGATTGGCGGGGAGAATCCCGTCGACGTGCTTCGCCGTGGCTGCTCCTATGTCCCCCAGGGCCGGTGCAACTTTCCCGCCATGAGCGTCGAGGAGAACCTCGAGATGGGCGCGTACACACGCCGCGATGCCGAGGTGCCGCGCGACATCGAGGCGTTGATGGAGCGCTTTCCCGTACTCGGGATCAAGCGCCGAGCGCCGGCCGGCACGCTCTCGGGCGGCCAGCAGCAGATCCTCGAGATGGCCATCGCCCTCCTCCTCCATCCCCGGCTCCTGCTCATCGACGAGCCCTCGCTTGGTCTCGATCCACGCATGGTCGAGGCGGTCTTCTCGACCATCGTGGCCATCAACCGGGAGGGCACCGCAGTGCTCATGGTGGAGCAGAACGCGAAGCAAGCGCTGGCCATCTCGCACCGGGCCTTCGTCCTCGAGCTGGGCCGGAACCGCTTCGAGGGCACGGGGCAAGACCTTCTCCAGGATCCGGAGGTGCGGCAGCACTACCTGGGCGGTTAG
- a CDS encoding ABC transporter ATP-binding protein translates to MALFEVRGLTKRFLGVTAVGGVDLHVEAGELVSLIGPNGSGKTTLFNCVTGYLAPDEGHVTFRGRDVTGVATHRMARLGIGRTFQLVSVFPRLSALENLLTFLQQHQEESVVARLVRAPRVRRYEAVAVERAMMLLDSVGLGARIDTPAGHLSYGQRKLLTFAAALMPDPELVLLDEPAAAVNPTMINQMKEQIRGLHRQGKAVLLVEHNMDVVMDISQRIIVLDHGQKIAEGPPEAIRRDPKVIEAYFGV, encoded by the coding sequence GTGGCGCTCTTCGAGGTGCGCGGGCTGACCAAGCGGTTCCTCGGCGTGACCGCCGTGGGCGGCGTCGACCTCCACGTGGAGGCGGGCGAGCTCGTGAGCCTCATCGGCCCGAACGGCTCCGGCAAGACCACGCTGTTCAACTGCGTCACCGGCTATCTGGCGCCCGACGAGGGACACGTGACCTTCCGCGGTCGCGACGTGACCGGCGTGGCCACCCACCGCATGGCCCGGCTGGGGATCGGGCGCACCTTCCAGCTCGTGAGCGTGTTCCCGCGGCTGAGCGCCCTCGAGAACCTGCTGACCTTTCTCCAGCAGCACCAGGAGGAGAGCGTCGTGGCGCGGCTTGTCCGCGCGCCGCGCGTCCGGCGCTACGAGGCCGTGGCCGTCGAGCGTGCCATGATGCTCCTCGACTCCGTGGGGCTGGGCGCGCGCATCGACACGCCGGCAGGCCACCTGTCGTACGGCCAGCGCAAGCTCCTCACCTTCGCGGCCGCCCTCATGCCCGATCCGGAGCTCGTGCTGCTCGACGAGCCCGCCGCCGCCGTGAACCCCACCATGATCAACCAGATGAAGGAGCAGATCCGAGGCCTGCACCGGCAAGGCAAGGCCGTGCTCCTCGTCGAGCACAACATGGACGTGGTCATGGACATTTCCCAGCGCATCATCGTTCTCGACCACGGTCAGAAGATCGCGGAGGGGCCGCCCGAGGCGATCCGCCGCGATCCGAAGGTCATCGAGGCCTACTTTGGAGTTTAA
- a CDS encoding branched-chain amino acid ABC transporter permease: protein MRAARWTLAAAALVAAPWIVAVAAPGQQRYILHVLIFTALYGALALSYDLVVGHVGSLSLAHPAFFGIGAYTAALLATEAGWPFTLALPAGMALAGLAALALGVPMFRLTEHSFAMGTLGFALVTQIVATNWVEFTRGPLCVTGIPKPQLGPLRIATLPAYYWMALAAVALVGLLYHGLTTFRLGRAFHAVRDNEMLAAAAAIAPLKYRMLAFVIGGAVAGGVGSLYVSYIGVLCPGELTVSLSVNLLVMIFLGGVGSLRGVLVGAVAFTALPEILRMAPTWRMVIYGLLLLVIVIRFPEGLEAVFRRRRVAAGS, encoded by the coding sequence ATGCGCGCCGCTCGCTGGACGCTCGCGGCGGCTGCCCTCGTGGCCGCGCCGTGGATCGTCGCCGTGGCCGCCCCCGGCCAGCAGCGCTATATCCTGCACGTGCTGATCTTCACCGCCCTCTACGGGGCGCTGGCCCTGAGCTACGACCTGGTCGTCGGCCACGTGGGCAGTCTCTCGCTCGCTCACCCGGCCTTCTTCGGCATTGGCGCCTACACTGCCGCCCTGCTCGCCACCGAGGCAGGCTGGCCGTTCACCCTCGCGCTCCCCGCCGGCATGGCGCTCGCCGGCCTCGCCGCCCTGGCCCTGGGCGTGCCCATGTTCCGGCTGACCGAGCACAGCTTCGCCATGGGCACGCTCGGCTTCGCCCTGGTGACCCAGATCGTGGCCACCAACTGGGTCGAGTTCACGCGCGGGCCGCTGTGCGTGACGGGCATCCCCAAGCCCCAGCTCGGGCCGCTCCGGATCGCCACCCTGCCCGCCTACTACTGGATGGCCCTCGCCGCCGTCGCCCTGGTCGGACTGCTCTATCACGGTCTCACCACCTTTCGCCTGGGCCGCGCCTTCCATGCCGTGCGCGACAACGAGATGCTCGCGGCCGCCGCCGCCATCGCCCCCCTCAAGTACCGCATGCTCGCCTTCGTCATCGGCGGCGCGGTGGCGGGCGGGGTGGGCTCGCTCTACGTCTCGTACATCGGCGTGCTGTGTCCGGGTGAGCTGACGGTGAGCCTCAGCGTCAACCTGCTCGTGATGATCTTTCTGGGGGGAGTGGGGAGCCTGCGCGGCGTCCTCGTCGGCGCCGTCGCCTTCACCGCCCTGCCCGAGATCCTCAGGATGGCCCCGACGTGGCGCATGGTCATCTACGGACTGCTCCTCCTCGTCATCGTGATCCGCTTTCCCGAGGGACTCGAAGCCGTCTTCCGCCGTCGCCGCGTGGCCGCGGGCTCCTAG